The genomic DNA cctctctcaccCCTTTGACGCGTGGAGCTTTTCTCGGACAGACGATAGAGAGCGGAACAAGCATGTGTACAAGAGAAGAGTGGAAACAGACTTGGAGCCAGAGGGCTCCAGCATACACCATGTGAAGCCATACAGATTCAGATGTTTTAAAGCCGAGAGGCGGTTTGGCGCCATCCTGATAGAGATGTGCAGAAACCACAAACCGTTGCATGTTCACTTCCCGCCCTTTCGCCTGCGATAGTGCAGACGGTCTAGGCTGCAATGGAAAAGAGTTGCGAAAATATGTAAGCCGAAAAAGAGCGCCCCATCCACTCACCTGTAGCAAACCAGAGAGATGTATCGTCACCCGGTTTCGGGGGGAAGATGAGTGGTCTTGCTTCTAACCTCGTATCTGCAGAGGATAGTGCACGTAAGACTCATGTGTTTTGAAATCTACCAGGCAGCTCGTTCTCGACAAAAGGCATGACTTTGAGCAGTTGAACGAAGAAGCCTGATACGACTCCAGTTTAACATCGGTACTCCTAGGTTTCGCGAgagttttctgtttctctagAGAATGACGAATGCAAAGAAGAATGCAGAAATGATTGAACACGGTCCTGGATAGaccaggagacagacgacggCAAGATAGAATAcggagcaagaagaagaccAGTATAGCAAACGGGGATAGTGAGAGTGAAAGGGACATGGAAGCAAGAGCAGTGAAGAGCTGTAGTTCCGttcagagagaggcgaatcTGCAAGAACCTTTAGTGGGACTCTTTGCGTTCTTTTGCATTCTGAAGAGCTCTCTTCCGACACCTAGACTCGGAAAAAGAGGCTCCACCCGCTTGTGGAGGAGCCTCTCCATTTTGGCTCTAGAAGATGCAGCTTTCTAATGTGTCTGCTgattcttctgcctcgtttcctctaCTGGTCCCCTTCGTTTTGCGCCCCCCGCCCGTTTTCACTTGACTCTCTCATCTCCAAATACTCAACCtgtctgcttctctctccgctgacCCGCTGTTCTCCTACTGCGagtctctttgcctctcttttggcgtctgtttttcctgtgctttcccgtgtctcgcgaggaaaaacgcggggACAGCTGCTCAGGCCCAGAAAAGACGAATGTGCACTTCCGTCTGCCCTCTTGTCTCCGGTGCCAggtcttttcgtttttcgcgtgtTTGTCAAAAAAGGAAGTTAGCGAAGAGTGGACGGCCCAAACCACGGCTTTCAGTTCGTTCATCTCGCTGAACCGCGTTCACGAATCAGAAAGGCGAGGTAAACATTCGGCGCCCCatggagacaagaaagaagagacaggcagaggctgtttctcgcctccctgaGTCGCTTCGTGCTGTGCTCCAGTTCCGTATGCGTGTGGCGACGCAAACCAGTTTCCGCCACTGGAAAACAAAACAATTAAGAAGAAAACTTGCTGTGCCTCTGTTCCCCCTAGTTCGCTGACCGCTATATACACCTCACCTGACTACCCGTTTCCTCGGAATGCCGCCTTGTTCCGATACACCTGTGAACCCCCGTCGAAGCCAGAGGATCCGTCGTcggtttcccctctctctaACGTGTGCACTCACACCGAACCACACACAACAAGCCGTGTCCCCCTCGCGTCTAGGCACATCGGCGACTCAAAGGAACAAGCAAAGGTTCTTGGTCTCTGGAACTGCGCGCGTCAACCTGCGGCAGACAGTTCAACTTGGGACGCGGAAAAGACTCTCGCGCCACAGCACCGCACACTTGACAGCGGTCCCCCGGAGAACACCCCGACGAAAGCAAAAGGAGGCGaccgcctcctttctctctctgtcactCCGGAAACCCCGGAAACTCCAAGAATCTCCACAGGAGAGATCAACGAGAAAACGTGACACACACACCATCACGCGAGAGGGGCCGAAAATGTGCCGCCCCTTCCCTTGCTGTTgcgcgcgctcttctcccccgcccCAGCTTCTCGATTTGAGGAGGCACCagctctttcgtctttgctccgcctctcgccgccctcaTCTCTCGTCCTTCGAATCCGGAGCGTACGGACCCGCGGCGCTTCgatgcgtctcctctttttctcaccGCTCGTCAgcgcgctttcctctgtgaCTGCTTGCGGGAAACGCGCCTTCTGCGGGGacttgcctttcttctgcctccgtgCTGGCTTCTGTGCTGATCTCCGTAACGGTCTCCggcggctgcgtctctctgcagctctcTGAGCGTGTGCCTCCGCGGGCACTgacggcctctctctcgcgctctcgctgctgctctTCACGGAGCAGGCGCCTGCGTTCGAAGGCagctcgttctctctcgctctccgcgtCTTGGTACAGGAACCAGCCTACAGCCCCTACCGCCAGGGCGCCCAAAGCGGTGCCCACAGCCACTGGAAACCACGAGCTCTGAGAAGATTTCTGCTCGTCGGAAGAgccgcgcctgcgcgagTCCCTCtcggagggagacgccaTCTGGGAGATTTCTGCGAGGCGGGACGGGACAAAGCGGGCCAgacggcttctctctcgagggaaggagggaggcCGAGACGCACGGCGCGGGGTGAGCAGCGGAGATTATCCACGAATCGCCAAATTCGCCGAGGCTGGGGTTCTGCACGGAGAGCGCAGCCtgggagacagacgagaaaacggacgAGAGGCAGGCCGTGCAAAACACCCCGGAGTTCAcagcggagcgagagaaactcttcttttccgcagcgcaagaagagaaaaaaaacgaacacggcccctcgcttctcccgcacAACGCCGACTGGGAGCGCAACTCGCCGAGAGCCAAGAAGAATGCAACGACGATGGACTTTCCGCGTGCCGGGGGTCAAAAAAAGGAGTGAAAACGGCAGTCGCCTAGAGACTCCACGCGCTTTGCGACttcagagaggcagagacaaatCCTTTGTCGTGGCACAAAAACGAAAccggacggagagaagcgccttCTGGACGGAGGCGCAGTCTTGTCGCGAGCGCGAAATTCGCTGACTCGCTTGGCGAGCTGTAGGGCTcgggggagaaaaaaggctgCCGCGACATGCACGTGGCGAGAAGACCTCCGTTTTTGTGAACATTTTCCCGCTCTTTCCCCCCGAAAACGCCCAATTTCCTTTTCAGTGGGACGCGAACTTTTGCTTGTTGTGCGCGATTCTGCGCCAGGGGAACCACGCCGCGTCGCTGCCTGAAGGATGAGGAAAGCCGATGCAGTGTCACACGCGTGTGAAACTCAGAAAGCGCCgatctctctgttcttcgccAAATTACCGCCCATACGTTcctttccgcctttctctcctctccgtcctctgcggctgctttcttctctccccttctctcccgctggcGAGTTGACTTGGAGTCTCAACCGCACTCTGTCCGCTGAAACGAAGATCGATGCTGAAAGACACCTGGCATCTCCCTCTAGCCTCATCTGGAGAGTCGTGCTTGTGTAGTTCAGCCACTTTGCATTAAGAAGCCTCCCTCGAGAGGGATGTGCCTCTGTAaattttctgtctctcctggccacgccttcccttctctaCCCCGCTTGCTTGTCGGCCTCGAGACTCGACGCCGGCAACCCCTCTCTGTTCAGCACCGCGCCTCTGAacttttttccttctctctcgtcaaTCCTCAACGTCCTcatttccccttctctcctctcttccctttcgttccccctccttcgctctttcctcgctcctaAGACGGTCCTTGATGTGCATCGGCTTCTCCTCCACGGCTTCTCCACGGCTTCTCCTCCACGGCTTTTCTTGATAAAACGTcgccgtccttttctctctgtgttcaAATTGGTGAAACGCGAGTTCCGCAGCACGCGgccgtgtctcgccttccttctcgcatCACccgccgctgtgtctccacTGTCAAACCCCGActttcgtctcgtttttctcgacaGGCGCTGCTTCCCCCCCGCCCTGCGAGTCTTTCAAAACGTCTTCACTGCTCCTTTGAGATCCCTGGATTCCACACTttgccgccgcgcctctgAAACCAATCTCCGAGCCGCCACCATGGTGAaccttcctgtctcgccgtctcgctctccacgCTCCTCCCCTTCGACTCCGTCTGTGCCCTATTCGCTCCAACACGCCGCGGCCGACGCCCAGCCCGTGTCGCGGGTTCCCGCGAACGACACTCACCGACACCTGCCTGCCGCGCGGATCTTTCCGGTTCTGTCGAATCCTGGAGCCGTGATCTCGGCGTTGTCCCCGTCGCACGGAGAGCAGCGAGCGAATGCACAGGAcgtggacggagagacagggcgacgCGTGCTCGGCACTGAAGGCCATAGTGGGTTTGGGGAACcgcgagacggcgcctcTCCTAGGGGACATGGCGGCAGCGGagcgggcgaagagagcCGAGCAGGCGCCTtgtcggcctcgtcgccgttcAGCTCGCCGCCGAGAACCAATAGCGGCGTGAAGTCCCCTTTGATCAACGGCGCGTTTCGAGACGACGCGTTTCTGCCCCTGATTTCGCCCGGTGCGagcgcctctttcctctccccgGCAGCCCGCTCGAACATGCAAGAGAAAACCAAAGAGACACCGGTCCCCCTCACCGCCGAGGACATCGAACACCTCCAAGCCAAGGCCAGCATCGCCGCAAACCTCGAAAAATGGCCAGgtcagagaaaaggcgtcCAGAGCCGAtgagaggaggaacgcaCGGGACTTTGTTGCCATCCTGTCGAAAGGCCTCGACCTCGCTACACTCGTCCACGTGCGCTTGCAAATTATACCTGCTTCGATCGAGAAGCCTACGCATACTCTTGAACAGACAGTGTTCGTGTGTAGCGTGCGTTATGCTCCTCTTATTaaaatgtgcatgcatatggGTATGCAGGCATGTGTACATGTGACATCTGCCTTgcatatacatttatatgtTGATCGTATGCACTTGCAGGTGGACTGTTTTGCGGTGTTATCGCTGTAACTCTCTCCCTTGAATCCTGTGCTCTGCGTTCACGTGCATGTGCGAGTGTGTGTGGGCTGGTCTCTTTGTTGTCTTTTTTGGGATTTCCGCGGAggcgctgtttctctcctggcgACTCCTCTGCTCGCCATCTGTTTTTACGCCGGtttgtctccgcgtcgctttcttccgtttcgctgTAGATGTGATTCGAGCCATGAAGAAAGTGGCCCAAGCGCGGCCGAACTTTGACGCAACTCAACGGTCCCTCGTGGTGAGACGCGCGCGGTGTCgttcgtcgctcttctctctcttctcttttccaaAATTTCTGGCTTTCTGTTCCGTACCTAGGTGGAGgagactgtctctctccctttcgcttGCTCTCTGGACATTCTGcactgcctctttctcccctcccgAAAAGGCGCTCTGAAGCGGCTCCTCCGGCTTatctcttctgttcttcgtgctgcttcctttcctctctcgttgagcctctcccttcctctctctatTTGTATCCAtaagcacacacacacagatgcgTACGTTTATACACCCACACGCGCCTATGCACCTCTTGACCCACttgtatataaatatatatatatatatgtgacCTAACTCGCCGACGTACCATTttcatctctgtctctctgtagATCTCTCACGGTGTACATTTTCCTGGACCTGCGCGTCACCACACACTTTGCAGcgtggtgtctctcctgcctctctcgtttttgtgCATCCTGGTGTGATTGCTAtggctgtgtctctctccatccctacacatatgtatatgcattATATGCCTTTATATGTATCTAGTGTCTTACCGAGTGACGTTTGTAtgcgcctctttctgtgcGTTTTGTCCTTGAGCAGATTCACGCGTACACGAACCTTGCAAACGAGGCGCGGCACGCGCGAAAGACGCTGGACGGTTACTCGTCggcgctttcctcgctccgcAACTGGGAGGCGCCTGCCAGGGATGCTCAGGGCGGCCACGAGACgtggaaagacgagaagagcgagaaacaggcgcatgcatccgagcgcgaggcgaagcggaagcgcgcagaagaagaacgccTGGCCACACGAACGCTGGGAAACGGCCTTGTGCCCACCAACCAGCTGCGCGAATTCGAGCCTTTCTTCGAATTCTGCGTCGGCCTGTACAAGCAGAGAATCACGGAAGATCTCGCTTCCCTCAACGAAGACCTCGACCGCTTCGTCCTGGGCGTTCTTCTGCCCCAGGCTGAGAATCTCGTGAGCAGACAAGGGCCGAAAATAAAGGAGGACGGGGGCCGTGGAGGTGTTGTTTGGAAGCTTCTCTGTAAAGCGCTGATGCAAAGAGCACAAAAACAGGAGGGCGAGTGCGCAACACAGtttgtttcgcgtttttcttccgtctccatTCGTGGTGTTTCGCCAACGCTTTTTCTGCAGGAAGCGGCTGCGGCGTATCAGCAGCTTCGGGGCGACGTCAGTAGACACACAGCGGCGGTAAGCGAAGACGCTCTCTcattttttgtctctcgggGTTTTGTTGAATCGATTTCGATTCGCTAGGAAGTGGACTCTCGCAGAGGCCGTCGAGCGCCGAGTCGTTGGCGTCCCCTTTTTCGTACGCACAGAGAAGGGTGCACCTTTTTCGTGGCGCGGTTCGCGCGGGCGTTTAGGGGTTAGCGTTTTGCCTGTTTGTGCCTCGCTCAGCTGGCGAAGAACGCAGACGTGCGCCGGCGCATGGAGGAGCGCGCGCTGCGAGCCTACGAATCGGGCCTCCAGTTCACAGAGCAAGACGCAGAGCTAAAGGTGACGGCCTTGCATCTGGGGATCGTGCTGAACTACGGATGTGAGAACAAACACACACGGAACCGCGTTGGAAAGAGCTTCTCAATCTcgctgaagaaagaagactgcggggacgacgaggagaaaggaagtgcggaggagaggaacgagagatgAATGGAGACGATggacgggaagaaaacagcgGAAAGAACGGGAAAAGGGACGGGGTGGGGGGGGTGGGGCCAAGGACAGAGATCTTTGTCGGCATGCCGGCGGTTTGCGCTGGCGTGGAGGttggagagagggaggcgattCTCCGCCTCGATTTGCAAACCACTGCGACGCGCCGAGCAAAGAGCACCGTTTGCGAGGCAAgtagagaagaaaaagacaactcgctgcatgcgttgtgCGTGCTGTCCGTACAGTTCTACTAAAGAGCATGAACAATGGAGAGCAAACCAATAGGGCGATTGAGCTCGTGGCCTCGGAGTTCAGATACTCTGTCGAAAACATGTACCAAGTCCGGTAAGTCTTCTCGTCattgtctcttttcgccgtTCTTCGGCCGACCGGCTGTCTCATTTGGCGCCCACGGAAACCGTGACGTCAGAGCcacgtcgctcgcctcccccctttttctttcttcgttttcctgtttgcTGCTAAattttgcttcttttcctttctcgcttttccctgcTTGCTCCTTTCCCATCTCGCTTTCGTATGTGACAACAAGTGGTCGCTCGACATAGTCTTGATTTCACTCAGCTCGCCTCAGCGTCTCGAGTTACCAGAAAAGGAaccagaaaagaaaaacccgCCTCTTCATTTTTCTGTTCCCGCATTCTTGGATCCAGCGTTATGCCAAGGAAGATGGTGCACCTGTATATCAGGGGCTTCGtattttttccttttcttccttttgcttCGCCGCGCATAGGGCGAATGCGGCTACAGTTGATCTAGGCgagtttcctgttttccattttctgcgttttctcttctcgccgccagAACCCGCCCGTGCCTAGCCTTTCGGTATAAGCCCCGAAGACGACGGTGTTGTGTCAGGACACCGCTTctgctcttcgccctcttcatgcatgcaccggttcttcctctgtttgtcCATCACTTTGCTTtgcagaaacgaggaagaatATCAACGCGTCCTAGTTATCCTCGGCCTTCTGCGTGACAACATCGAGAACTGGTGTGCAGGTGAGAACCGACAAACTCCCAGAACGGAGCCTCGGAAATGTATATGACAAATTATGGGAAGCAGTCCCAGGCCTGCAGTACACACCTCTGTGTAGCGTGTATTTTTAACGGGTGTATCTACTCGCGTGTGATGAGTTTATACGCCTGTACAAATATATACGCAGTTACTATGTACATAGAAGTATGTACAGATGTAcgcatatttatatatatatatatatatgtatatatatctacatctGTGTAGGTGTACGTACAAGGAGAGGCGGCGTAGGCTCGCCTCCGTTAGGCGCATTTTTGTTTTCCAGGATAttgtttcccctctccacAGAGGCCCCAGTCTTCGAATTGGGTGTACGTTTCCATGAAAAGAAACACGGCATTACCACGGGGACCTTCccgggcgagagacgcgtcgaTAATTGGGGCGTGccgttttttcgccgctTTCCAGCGCGCGTCTCAGTCTCGCGTTGTTAAAGAAACGGTgtcgtttctcgtttttccgtgGCTTCCGTCTCCacccttttttgtctctttttcggttTCGCCCCCCAGAGTTTCCTGATCGTCCCCTCAAACGCAttcgtttttctgctccGCACGTTCAGCCTTTCGCTTGCTCGATGTCGCCGCGTCGTTTTGCGATTCTCTTCACGCAACTCCCTGCGGTTTCCGCCCTGTTGATATTTTTCTCAGAGACAGGCCGGACAGACGTGCAGACTTTGCTGGGCATGGACTACCACACTCAGTCGTCGGGCCAGTCCCTCGATGCAGGCAGCGTCGCTTCCTTGAGCTAATTCGGAGGCGCATTGAGGCTGCGAGCCGAGCTGGAtaagggagaggcgacgctgAGAGAGGCGGTTGAGGGCGACTCGAGAGAAACTGTTTTCCCCTCGACCTCGAGGCGCGCCTTCAAGAGACGTGTgccaaaggaagaagaggagaaacgatggaagagaaaacacccCGAAGGAAAATGGACAGAGTCAGCAACGTGGAGGGGTAAACTGCACACTTTTTCTCTGGTCCCCCaaacatacatgtatatacatggtGATAAAAAGCCCGTATGCTTAGATCGATACACGCACTTTTTTATTCTTACACGTATATGCGAAAGTGGCAACCACCGTATTCTTTGCAGCGTTGCACAAATGGCGACCGCCCTCACGACCGAAACGGTCTTTGCGACCTAGTCCACACCAGACCCATACCGACGTTCTGCTGGATGAAAACAACTGAAGAGCCACATGCATTGGGGACTGAGACTCGGAAAACGTCCGAT from Neospora caninum Liverpool complete genome, chromosome VIII includes the following:
- a CDS encoding putative 14-3-3 protein, with amino-acid sequence MVNLPVSPSRSPRSSPSTPSVPYSLQHAAADAQPVSRVPANDTHRHLPAARIFPVLSNPGAVISALSPSHGEQRANAQDVDGETGRRVLGTEGHSGFGEPRDGASPRGHGGSGAGEESRAGALSASSPFSSPPRTNSGVKSPLINGAFRDDAFLPLISPGASASFLSPAARSNMQEKTKETPVPLTAEDIEHLQAKASIAANLEKWPDVIRAMKKVAQARPNFDATQRSLVIHAYTNLANEARHARKTLDGYSSALSSLRNWEAPARDAQGGHETWKDEKSEKQAHASEREAKRKRAEEERLATRTLGNGLVPTNQLREFEPFFEFCVGLYKQRITEDLASLNEDLDRFVLGVLLPQAENLEAAAAYQQLRGDVSRHTAALAKNADVRRRMEERALRAYESGLQFTEQDAELKVTALHLGIVLNYGCENKHTRNRVGKSFSISLKKEDCGDDEEKGILLKSMNNGEQTNRAIELVASEFRYSVENMYQVRNEEEYQRVLVILGLLRDNIENWCAETGRTDVQTLLGMDYHTQSSGQSLDAGSVASLS